The proteins below come from a single Argentina anserina chromosome 1, drPotAnse1.1, whole genome shotgun sequence genomic window:
- the LOC126788177 gene encoding histone acetyltransferase type B catalytic subunit yields MGQKKGPAADDSLESKKRRRVDFSGVVDAGVEAKDCIKIYLVSSKDEVGALNSVCLDPVDLNTLFEDDGKESGKIYGYKGLEITIWISSISFDAYADIAFESTADGGKGITDLKSTLQNVFGETLVASQEEFLQTFSTQRNFIRSIISNGEVMQRKASSASDVEVVRMVVGKTAAGPLYSRLLPLVFLLVDGGSPIDVLDPGWELYLLVEKKTDQHGDIYNTLLGFTALYRFYHYPDSSRLRLSQILVLPPYQHKGYGRYILEVLNHVVVSEDVYDFTVEEPLDYFQHIRTCVDVPRLQKLDSVRSAVNLAVSNLTRGKLSKKTSIPRLMPATGVIADVRKRLKINKKQFLRCWEVLVYLGLNPVDKYMEDFVSIVSNHMKEDIIGKESGTGGKQVIEVPSEYIPEMSFVMFKSNTGKTTTTVQVDENQPKPEEQLQELVDERVTEIKSIAEKVSQHRISIEVSS; encoded by the exons ATGGGCCAGAAGAAAGGACCCGCCGCCGACGACTCTCTCGAGTCCAAGAAGCGCCGCCGCGTCGACTTCTCCGGCGTCGTCG ATGCTGGAGTGGAGGCCAAAGATTGCATCAAGATTTACCTGG TTTCCAGCAAAGACGAGGTAGGTGCTTTAAACAGTGTCTGTTTAGATCCAGTTGACTTGAATACATTGTTTGAGGACGATGGGAAGGAGTCTGGGAAGATATATGGTTACAAAGGATTGGAG ATTACCATATGGATTAGCAGTATATCGTTTGATGCATATGCAgatattgcatttgagagcaCAGCTGAT GGAGGCAAAGGGATCACAGATTTGAAATCAACTCTTCAG AATGTGTTTGGTGAGACCCTTGTTGCTAGTCAAGAGGAGTTCCTTCAAACCTTTTCAACTCAGAGAAATTTCATCAG ATCCATTATCTCAAATGGGGAGGTGATGCAGCGCAAGGCTTCATCCGCTTCTGATGTGGAG GTTGTTCGTATGGTTGTGGGCAAGACAGCTGCTGGTCCTCTTTACAGCCGCTTGCTTCcccttgtttttcttcttgttgatG GTGGCAGTCCAATCGATGTTTTGGATCCAGGTTGGGAGTTGTATCTCCTGGTTGAGAAGAAAACAGATCAGCATGGGGACATCTACAATACATTGCTTGGCTTTACAGCTCTATATCGTTTTTATCATTATCCTGACAGTTCTCGGTTGCGACTTAGCCAG ATCCTTGTATTGCCTCCTTACCAGCATAAGGGTTATGGACGGTACATTCTGGAGGTCCTTAATCATGTTGTAGTATCTGAAGATGTCTATGACTTCACAGTAGAAGAACCATTGGACTACTTCCAACATATACGCACTTGTGTTGATGTACCACGCCTTCAAAAGTTAGATTCTGTTCGCAGTGCAGTCAATTTGGCCGTTTCAAATCTGACACGAGGAAAACTGTCAAAGAAAACAAGCATCCCCCGACTGATGCCAGCCACAGGAGTCATTGCTGACGTGAGGAAAAGATTGAAAATCAACAAGAAACAATTTCTGAGATGTTGGGAGGTTTTGGTCTATCTTGGCCTCAATCCAGTGGACAAGTACATGGAGGATTTTGTGAGCATTGTTTCTAATCACATGAAGGAAGATATCATAGGGAAGGAATCTGGGACTGGTGGGAAGCAAGTAATTGAAGTTCCAAGCGAATACATACCAGAGATGTCATTCGTTATGTTCAAGTCGAACACTGGTAAAACTACTACTACTGTTCAGGTAGATGAAAATCAACCAAAGCCGGAAGAGCAACTCCAGGAGTTGGTGGACGAGAGAGTGACTGAGATCAAATCTATAGCAGAGAAAGTATCTCAGCACCGCATAAGCATTGAAGTTTCCTCTTGA
- the LOC126798831 gene encoding probable caffeoyl-CoA O-methyltransferase At4g26220 — translation MESIKTTRGVLRSDELYHYILETSVYPREPAPLKELRDATVGHPRASWGTAPDGAQLLAMLLKLIDAKRTIEIGVFTGYSLLLTALTIPEDGKIIAIDINHETCHQIGLPIIKKAGVEHKIDFIESEAVPVLDKLLEHPENEGSFDFSYVDADKENYWSYHERLLKLVKVGGLVVYDNTLCGGSVALPDESTPELRKKRRQLAIEHNKSLAADPRIQISHASVGDGMMICRRII, via the exons ATGGAATCCATTAAGACCACAAGGGGTGTTTTGCGGAGTGATGAATTATATCAT TATATATTGGAGACTAGTGTGTATCCCCGTGAACCTGCGCCTCTCAAGGAGCTAAGGGATGCCACGGTCGGCCACCCTCG GGCTAGTTGGGGTACTGCACCAGATGGGGCACAGTTACTAGCCATGCTGTTGAAGCTCATAGATGCAAAGAGGACAATTGAAATTGGAGTTTTCACGGGATATTCTCTACTCCTCACTGCACTTACGATTCCTGAGGATGGCAAG ATTATAGCCATAGATATAAATCATGAGACATGTCATCAGATAGGCTTGCCTATCATAAAGAAAGCTGGCGTTGAGCACAAAATTGACTTCATTGAATCCGAGGCTGTACCAGTTCTTGATAAGCTATTGGAACAT CCTGAAAATGAAGGCAGTTTCGACTTTTCCTATGTGGATGCCGACAAGGAAAACTACTGGAGTTACCACGAGAGACTACTGAAACTGGTGAAGGTGGGTGGCTTAGTTGTCTATGACAACACCCTCTGCGGAGGATCAGTCGCATTGCCTGATGAGTCAACTCCAGAGCTGAGGAAAAAACGCAGACAGCTAGCCATTGAGCATAACAAGTCACTTGCAGCCGATCCTCGTATCCAAATCTCTCATGCTTCTGTTGGTGATGGGATGATGATTTGTCGCCGGATCATATAA
- the LOC126798846 gene encoding 60S ribosomal protein L28-1, translating to MATVPGQLIWEIVKKNNSFLVKQFGRSHAGVRFSKEPNNLCNLHSYKHSGLANKKTVSIQAGGKDQSVVLATTKTRKQNKPASLVHKSVMRKEFARMAKAVTNQVVDNFYRPDLKKAALARLSVVHRSLKVSKSGAKKRNRQGVRMYGRQ from the exons ATGGCCACCGTTCCAGGGCAGTTGATCTGGGAGATCGTCAAGAAGAACAACTCCTTCTTGGTCAAGCAGTTCGGCCGGAGCCACGCCGGCGTCCGCTTCAGCAAGGAGCCTAACAACCTCTGCAATCTCCACTCCTACAAGCATTCCG GTTTGGCGAACAAGAAGACCGTGAGCATTCAGGCCGGTGGGAAGGACCAGTCGGTGGTGCTCGCCACCACTAAGACCAGGAAGCAGAACAAGCCTGCTAGTCTGGTTCACAAGTCTGTGATGAGGAAGGAGTTCGCTCGCATGGCCAAGGCTGTTACCAACCAG GTGGTTGATAACTTCTACAGACCTGACTTGAAGAAAGCAGCCCTTGCTAGGCTCAGTGTAGTACACAGGAGTCTCAAGGTGTCAAAATCTGGTGCCAAGAAGAGGAATAGACAGGGTGTTAGAATGTACGGAAGGCAGTGA
- the LOC126798793 gene encoding DNA-directed RNA polymerases IV and V subunit 2-like gives MGVSSDAKGDIGMSSKGNGFSNGDIDDMDFDDDDDFEDSTSIHDLGEVFLKHFCKEASVSFFKEYGLLSHQINSYNDFVENGIQRVFDSFGEIVVEPGYDPSKKGDADWRFASVKFGKVTLNKPCFWGGSDNDKEYNMLPRHARLQNMTYSARMSVNITVQVYTQNLAKSDKFKTGTEQHLDKHTVSIDSRDVIIGRVPVMVRSNLCWMNGVKKGDCEFDQGGYFIIKGAEKTFIAQEQSCLKRFLISNNQGLTVAYRSEVKRHRLIIRLAGISKLENVEGVEKVLSVYFLSTEIPVWIWFFALGVGSDKEVIDLIDYGIEDASLLNILFASIRDADERKDDFRRGKSALRYVEEAIKNTTFPPGESIEDCISMYLFPNLRGLKQKARFLGYMVKCLLQTSIGRRKCDNRDDFRNKRLELAGELLERELKAHISHARRRMAKALQRDLCGDRVVKPVEHYLDASIVTNGVSRAFSTGAWCHPFKRMERISGVVANIGRANPLQTMIDMRKTRQQVQYTGKAGDARYPHPSHWGKVCFLSTPDGENCGLVKNMATTALVSINILEPILPKLFKCGMEELVDDTSTSLDGKHKIFLNGDWVGVCVDSLGFVTRLRRLRRSKKLPYQVEIKRDDPQGEVRIFSDSGRILRPLLVVQSLKKIKAEKGEKHTFQDFLDKGIIEFIGPEEEEDCRTAWAIKYLFMEQQGNSVVKYTHCELDMSFLLGLSCGIIPFANHDHARRVLYQSQKHSQQAIGFSTTNPNLRVDTLSHNLHYPQRPLFRTMISDCLGKSGYPVGHNGIMPKPEYFNGQNAIVAVNVHLGYNQEDSIVMNRASLDRGMFRTEHIRSYKAEVENKLSSEKRRKPDECVNFGKIQSKFGRVDNLDDDGFPCVGASLQNGDIIIGRCSESGTDHSIKLKHTERGMVQKVVLSSNDDGKNFAVVSLRQVRSPSLGDKFSSMHGQKGVLGFLESQENFPFTIQGIVPDIVINPHAFPSRQTPGQLLEAALGKGIACGGSKRYATPFSTLSVDDITDQLHRAGFQRWGNERVYNGRTGEMVRQLIFMGPTFYQRLIHMSEDKVKFRNTGPVHPLTRQPVADRKRFGGIKFGEMERDCLIAHGASANLHERLFTLSDSSQMNVCQKCQNAANVIERKVTGGRKIRGPYCRVCDSADDIVRVNVPYGAKLLGQELFSMGISLKFETRLC, from the exons ATGGGAGTGTCATCGGATGCCAAGGGAGATATAGGTATGAGTAGCAAGGGTAACGGCTTTTCCAATGGAGATATTGATGATAtggattttgatgatgatgatgacttcGAGGATTCAACTAGCATACATGATTTGGGAGAAGTGTTTCTCAAGCATTTCTGTAAGGAGGCATCAGTGTCATTCTTCAAGGAGTATGGCCTTCTCAGTCATCAAATAAACTCATACAATGACTTTGTTGAGAATGGCATACAAAGGGTCTTTGATTCTTTCGGTGAGATTGTAGTTGAGCCCGGGTATGACCCATCTAAGAAGGGGGATGCTGACTGGCGGTTTGCATCTGTCAAGTTTGGAAAAGTTACCCTAAATAAGCCATGTTTTTGGGGAGGTTCGGATAATGACAAGGAGTATAACATGTTACCTAGGCATGCTAGGCTTCAGAACATGACATACTCAGCCAGGATGTCTGTCAATATCACTGTCCAG GTATATACTCAAAATCTTGCAAAAAGTGACAAGTTTAAAACTGGAACGGAGCAACATCTGGACAAGCATACTGTGAGTATTGACAGCAGGGACGTCATAATTGGTAGGGTTCCTGTAATGGTGAGGTCTAACTTGTGTTGGATGAATGGAGTCAAAAAAGGCGACTGTGAGTTTGACCAGGGAGGCTACTTTATCATCAAGGGTGCAGAAAAG ACCTTTATTGCTCAAGAACAAAGCTGTTTGAAGAGATTTCTGATTTCAAATAATCAGGGTCTCACAGTAGCATATAGGTCAGAGGTCAAGCGGCATAGGCTGATAATTAGATTAGCTGGGATTTCAAAACTGGAAAATGTTGAAGGAGTGGAGAAAGTCCTGTCAGTATACTTTTTGTCAACAGAAATCCCTGTTTGGATTTGGTTTTTTGCCCTTGGGGTCGGTTCAGACAAAGAAGTTATTGATCTAATTGATTATGGCATAGAAGATGCAAGCCTTTTGAACATATTGTTTGCCTCAATTCGTGATGCTGACGAGCGAAAAGATGACTTTCGTAGGGGAAAGAGTGCTCTGAGATATGTTGAAGAAGCAATAAAGAATACGACATTTCCTCCTGGGGAAAGCATTGAAGACTGCATTAGCATGTACCTATTTCCTAATCTGAGAGGACTGAAGCAGAAGGCTCGCTTTCTAGGGTATATGGTGAAGTGTCTTTTACAAACCTCCATTGGCAGAAGGAAATGCGACAATAGGGATGACTTTAGAAACAAGAGGTTGGAATTAGCAGGTGAGCTTCTAGAACGAGAGCTGAAGGCACATATTTCACATGCACGGAGGCGCATGGCAAAGGCTCTGCAGAGAGACCTATGTGGTGATCGTGTTGTCAAACCAGTGGAACACTATCTAGATGCTTCTATAGTTACCAATGGTGTTTCCAGGGCATTCTCTACTGGAGCATGGTGTCATCCTTTCAAGAGGATGGAGAGGATATCAGGTGTGGTCGCAAATATTGGGCGAGCAAATCCACTGCAGACAATGATTGATATGAGGAAGACACGTCAGCAAGTTCAATACACTGGCAAGGCTGGAGATGCCAGATATCC GCATCCGTCTCACTGGGGTAAGGTTTGCTTTCTCTCAACCCCAGATGGTGAGAACTGTGGACTTGTAAAAAATATGGCTACCACTGCACTTGTAAGTATAAATATATTGGAGCCCATATTGCCTAAATTGTTCAAATGTGGCATGGAGGAATTGGTAGATGATACCTCTACTTCATTGGATGGGAAGCATAAAATTTTTCTGAATGGTGACTGGGTTGGAGTTTGTGTAGATTCCCTTGGTTTTGTAACGAGACTAAGGAGGTTACGACGCAGTAAAAAGTTGCCATATCAG GTGGAAATTAAAAGAGATGATCCTCAAGGAGAGGTGCGCATATTTTCTGATTCTGGAAGGATTCTACGTCCGCTCTTGGTTGTTCAGAGTCTTAAAAAGATTAAAGCAGAAAAAGGAGAAAAGCATACCTTCCAGGATTTTTTGGACAAGGGAATAATTGAGTTCATTGgtccagaagaagaagaggactgCCGGACAGCATGGGCCATTAAATATCTATTCATGGAACAGCAGGGAAACTCGGTTGTCAAGTACACACACTGTGAGCTGGACATGTCCTTTTTGTTAGGTCTGAGCTGCGGTATAATTCCCTTTGCAAATCATGATCATGCAAGGAGGGTGTTGTACCAGTCGCAGAAGCACTCTCAGCAGGCTATTGGTTTTTCAACTACAAATCCTAACCTCAGAGTGGATACTTTGTCACACAACTTGCACTACCCCCAGAGGCCGCTTTTTCGTACAATGATATCTGATTGCCTTGGAAAATCAGGATATCCAGTGGGACATAACGGTATTATGCCAAAGCCCGAGTACTTCAATGGCCAGAATGCAATTGTTGCAGTCAATGTGCACCTTGGATATAATCAAGAAGATTCAATAGTAATGAACCGGGCATCACTGGACCGTGGTATGTTTCGAACTGAGCATATAAGGAGTTACAAGGCTGAAGTTGAAAACAAGCTCTCATCGGAAAAAAGGCGAAAACCAGATGAGTGTGTAAACTTTGGCAAAATCCAGAGTAAGTTTGGACGTGTTGACAATCTTGATGACGACGGGTTCCCCTGTGTGGGTGCAAGTCTGCAGAATGGGGATATTATTATTGGTAGGTGCAGTGAATCTGGTACTGATCATAGCATCAAATTGAAGCATACTGAAAGGGGAATGGTGCAGAAGGTTGTTCTTTCCTCCAATGATGATGGCAAGAACTTTGCTGTTGTATCGTTAAGACAG gtACGTTCTCCTTCTCTTGGAGACAAGTTCTCTAGCATGCATGGGCAAAAGGGTGTCCTGGGTTTTTTGGAGTCTCAGGAGAACTTCCCTTTCACAATACAAGGGATTGTTCCGGATATTGTAATTAATCCACATGCATTTCCTTCAAGACAAACCCCCGGTCAACTCCTAGAGGCTGCTTTAGGGAAGGGAATTGCCTGTGGTGGTTCAAAGAGATATGCCACCCCTTTTTCCACTCTCTCTGTTGATGACATCACAGACCAGCTTCATAG AGCTGGATTTCAAAGATGGGGAAATGAGAGAGTATACAATGGCAGAACTGGTGAAATGGTTCGCCAACTGATCTTTATGGGCCCAACATTCTATCAACGGCTGATTCACATGTCTGAAGATAAAGTGAAGTTTAGGAACACAGGGCCAGTTCATCCTTTAACTCGGCAGCCTGTGGCAGACAGGAAGAGATTTGGTGGGATCAAGTTTGGTGAGATGGAGCGTGACTGCCTTATAGCCCATGGAGCATCAGCAAACTTGCATGAACGTCTCTTTACTCTCAGTGACTCCTCGCAGATGAATGTTTGCCAGAAATGCCAGAATGCAGCTAACGTGATTGAGCGGAAAGTGACTGGTGGCCGCAAAATCAGGGGTCCCTATTGCCGGGTCTGCGACTCTGCTGATGACATTGTGAGGGTCAATGTGCCTTACGGGGCCAAGCTATTGGGCCAGGAGCTGTTCAGCATGGGCATAAGTCTGAAGTTTGAAACCAGGCTCTGTTGA
- the LOC126798804 gene encoding deoxyhypusine synthase isoform X2: MLRNQRLRFQPRPRLLSSLQFHALHRLPSHQSRRSHPRRQPNDWRLADEDCGEEERDGKFREAVKCKVFLGFTSNLVSSGLRDVFRYLVEHNAVDVVVTTAGGIEEDLIKCLAPTYRGDFALEGSVLRSKGLNRIGNLLVPNDNYCKFEDWIIPIFDQMLKEQIEQKVLWTPSKLIARLGKEINDERSYLYWAYKNNVPVYCPSITDGSLGDMLYFHSFRSPGLVVDVVQDIRAMNGEAVHAGLRKTGMIILGGGLPKHHICNANMMRNGADYAVFINTAQEYDGSDSGAHPDEAVSWGKIRGSAKTVKVHCDATIAFPFLVAETFAKKVIKTTS, translated from the exons ATGCTCCGAAATCAACGGCTACGATTTCAACCAAGGCCTCGACTACTCTCGTCTCTTCAATTCCATGCTCTCCACCGGCTTCCAAGCCACCAATCTCGGCGAAGCCATCCACGTCGTCAACCAAATG ACTGGAGGCTGGCCGATGAGGACTGCGGCGAGGAGGAGAGGGATGGCAAGTTCAGGGAGGCTGTCAAGTGCAAAGTGTTCTTGGGGTTCACTTCGAATTTGGTTTCGTCTGGGCTGAGAGATGTGTTTAGGTACTTGGTGGAGCACAATGCGGTGGATGTGGTGGTTACTACGGCTGGTGGCATTGAGGAGGATCTTATCAAGTGCCTTGCGCCGACTTACAGAGGCGATTTCGCCCTGGAGGGAAGTGTTTTGAGGTCGAAAGGGTTGAATCGTATTGGTAATTTGCTGGTTCCTAATGACAACTATTGTAAGTTTGAGGATTGGATCATACCGATTTTCGATCAGATGTTGAAGGAGCAGATTGAACAG AAGGTGCTGTGGACGCCATCGAAACTGATTGCACGCTTGGGGAAGGAGATCAACGACGAAAGATCGTATCTTTACTGGGCATACAAG AACAATGTCCCTGTTTACTGTCCATCCATAACGGATGGGTCACTGGGAGATATGCTATACTTCCATTCTTTCCGCAGCCCAGGTCTGGTTGTTGATGTAGTGCAAG ATATTAGGGCCATGAATGGCGAAGCTGTACATGCCGGTCTCAGGAAGACTGGAATGATCATCCTTGGAGGAGGCCTGCCCAAACATCACATATGCAATGCCAATATGATGCGGAATGGTGCAGATTATGCTGTGTTCATTAATACTGCACAAGAGTATGATGGTAGCGATTCTGGAGCTCATCCTGATGAGGCTGTATCATGGGGGAAGATACGGGGTTCTGCTAAAACTGTCAAG GTGCACTGTGATGCAACGATTGCTTTCCCCTTTCTGGTTGCCGAGACATTTGCTAAGAAAGTTATCAAGACTACGAGCTAA
- the LOC126798804 gene encoding deoxyhypusine synthase isoform X1: MEDDGKIASVHSTVFKESDNLQGKCSEINGYDFNQGLDYSRLFNSMLSTGFQATNLGEAIHVVNQMLDWRLADEDCGEEERDGKFREAVKCKVFLGFTSNLVSSGLRDVFRYLVEHNAVDVVVTTAGGIEEDLIKCLAPTYRGDFALEGSVLRSKGLNRIGNLLVPNDNYCKFEDWIIPIFDQMLKEQIEQKVLWTPSKLIARLGKEINDERSYLYWAYKNNVPVYCPSITDGSLGDMLYFHSFRSPGLVVDVVQDIRAMNGEAVHAGLRKTGMIILGGGLPKHHICNANMMRNGADYAVFINTAQEYDGSDSGAHPDEAVSWGKIRGSAKTVKVHCDATIAFPFLVAETFAKKVIKTTS, encoded by the exons ATGGAAGACGACGGCAAGATCGCAAGCGTCCACTCCACAGTGTTCAAAGAATCAGATAATCTCCAAGGCAAATGCTCCGAAATCAACGGCTACGATTTCAACCAAGGCCTCGACTACTCTCGTCTCTTCAATTCCATGCTCTCCACCGGCTTCCAAGCCACCAATCTCGGCGAAGCCATCCACGTCGTCAACCAAATG CTAGACTGGAGGCTGGCCGATGAGGACTGCGGCGAGGAGGAGAGGGATGGCAAGTTCAGGGAGGCTGTCAAGTGCAAAGTGTTCTTGGGGTTCACTTCGAATTTGGTTTCGTCTGGGCTGAGAGATGTGTTTAGGTACTTGGTGGAGCACAATGCGGTGGATGTGGTGGTTACTACGGCTGGTGGCATTGAGGAGGATCTTATCAAGTGCCTTGCGCCGACTTACAGAGGCGATTTCGCCCTGGAGGGAAGTGTTTTGAGGTCGAAAGGGTTGAATCGTATTGGTAATTTGCTGGTTCCTAATGACAACTATTGTAAGTTTGAGGATTGGATCATACCGATTTTCGATCAGATGTTGAAGGAGCAGATTGAACAG AAGGTGCTGTGGACGCCATCGAAACTGATTGCACGCTTGGGGAAGGAGATCAACGACGAAAGATCGTATCTTTACTGGGCATACAAG AACAATGTCCCTGTTTACTGTCCATCCATAACGGATGGGTCACTGGGAGATATGCTATACTTCCATTCTTTCCGCAGCCCAGGTCTGGTTGTTGATGTAGTGCAAG ATATTAGGGCCATGAATGGCGAAGCTGTACATGCCGGTCTCAGGAAGACTGGAATGATCATCCTTGGAGGAGGCCTGCCCAAACATCACATATGCAATGCCAATATGATGCGGAATGGTGCAGATTATGCTGTGTTCATTAATACTGCACAAGAGTATGATGGTAGCGATTCTGGAGCTCATCCTGATGAGGCTGTATCATGGGGGAAGATACGGGGTTCTGCTAAAACTGTCAAG GTGCACTGTGATGCAACGATTGCTTTCCCCTTTCTGGTTGCCGAGACATTTGCTAAGAAAGTTATCAAGACTACGAGCTAA
- the LOC126798819 gene encoding probable caffeoyl-CoA O-methyltransferase At4g26220 — protein MEHKTKRVSKGLLQSDELHQYILETSVYPREPAPLKELRNATASHPRAGMATAPDAGQLMTMLLGLVDAKKTIEVGVFTGYSLLLTALAIPEDGKIVAIDVDREPYDQIGFPIIKKAGVEHKIDLIESEALPVLNKLLEQHENEGSFDFAFVDADKVNYWNYHERLMKLLKVGGIAVYDNTLWGGSVAMPIESTPEYMKPGRQYTIELNKLLAADSRVQISHASLGDGITICKRLY, from the exons ATGGAGCACAAAACGAAAAGGGTATCGAAGGGACTATTGCAGAGTGATGAATTGCATCAG TATATTTTGGAGACTAGTGTGTATCCGCGTGAACCGGCACCTCTCAAGGAGCTTAGGAATGCCACTGCCAGCCACCCCAG GGCTGGGATGGCTACTGCACCAGATGCAGGCCAGTTGATGACCATGTTATTGGGGCTAGTAGATGCCAAGAAGACAATTGAAGTTGGAGTTTTTACTGGATACTCTCTTCTCCTCACTGCTCTTGCAATTCCTGAGGACGGCAAG ATTGTAGCCATAGATGTTGATCGTGAGCCATATGATCAAATAGGATTTCCGATCATAAAAAAAGCCGGTGTTGAGCACAAAATTGACCTCATTGAATCCGAGGCCCTGCCTGTTCTTAATAAGCTATTGGAACAA CATGAAAATGAAGGAAGTTTTGACTTTGCTTTCGTCGATGCAGACAAAGTAAACTATTGGAATTACCATGAGAGACTAATGAAGCTGCTGAAGGTGGGAGGTATTGCCGTATATGATAACACTCTTTGGGGAGGGTCAGTTGCAATGCCTATTGAGTCGACTCCAGAATACATGAAACCAGGAAGACAGTATACCATAGAACTCAATAAGTTGCTTGCTGCTGATTCTCGTGTCCAAATCTCGCATGCCTCGTTAGGTGATGGGATCACAATTTGTAAGAGACTGTACTGA